The following coding sequences are from one Sulfitobacter sp. HNIBRBA3233 window:
- a CDS encoding response regulator, with the protein MSLQQKLTEERRGRLAAERMLELKKAELFAANRKLGRHARELTDEITDTRALVESIRGENQRVKSDLSAAQEKIALVERRLWHSIETIKDGFAFFDSDNQLIMANQAYLAIFDGLEIIKPGVNYVTILQAMTDEGIVDLDGMNPTVWRQRMLSRFQKRVPEETVIRLWNKSYIRLVDQRGPGGDMVSLGLDITATVKYESELRDAREQAEAANRAKSAFLANMSHEIRTPMNGVVGMADILADSQLDEEQRLYVQTIRSSGEALLVIINDVLDYSKIEAGRLELYDEPFDLEHSCEEVITLLQPMAREKGLEILFDFDLFMPTRLRGDAGRIRQVLTNLIGNAIKFTTRGHVLIRVTGTADAQSATATPHITVEDTGIGIPAHMTKHIFGEFYQVETQRNRQFDGTGLGLAITRRLVEMMGGEIWVTSEEGAGSCFGFSLTLSTEGEAEPGFEGLGDRFRRVLVVDDSPGNRAILERQLAQLGLAVAGVGSTAEAIAQVDTDPEGFDVIVTEHKPPCVDAASLAEAVAGRAQVLVISSNLIGLKDDSRATLFAQVLQKPLPRRALVDALRALPAPARDSDAPPAVGRRMRVLAAEDNRTNRLVFSKMVKTLNIDLQFAENGEEAVALYRSFGPDVVFMDISMPKMDGRKATAEIRGIEQTSGRHVPIVAMTAHALRDDDKSFLDAGLDHYLSKPLKRAAIEQQILKAQPEGTAPVLPVQDVG; encoded by the coding sequence ATGAGCCTACAGCAGAAACTGACCGAGGAACGGCGCGGCCGTTTGGCGGCGGAGCGTATGCTGGAGCTCAAGAAAGCCGAGCTTTTTGCCGCGAACCGCAAGCTGGGCCGCCACGCGCGGGAGCTGACGGACGAGATCACCGATACCCGCGCATTGGTCGAATCGATCCGTGGCGAGAACCAGAGGGTGAAATCCGATCTGAGTGCGGCGCAGGAGAAGATCGCGCTGGTGGAGCGGCGGCTGTGGCACTCTATCGAGACGATCAAGGACGGTTTCGCGTTCTTCGACAGCGACAACCAGCTGATCATGGCCAATCAGGCGTATCTGGCCATCTTCGACGGGCTGGAGATCATCAAGCCGGGGGTGAACTATGTCACCATCCTGCAGGCCATGACCGACGAGGGGATCGTTGATCTGGACGGCATGAACCCGACGGTCTGGCGGCAGCGGATGCTGTCGCGGTTCCAGAAACGGGTGCCCGAAGAGACGGTGATCCGGCTGTGGAACAAAAGCTATATCCGTCTGGTGGACCAGCGCGGGCCGGGCGGCGATATGGTTTCGCTCGGGCTCGATATCACCGCCACGGTCAAATACGAAAGTGAACTGCGCGATGCCCGCGAACAGGCAGAGGCGGCGAACCGTGCGAAATCCGCATTCCTCGCGAATATGAGCCACGAGATCAGGACACCGATGAACGGCGTCGTCGGGATGGCCGATATTCTGGCCGACTCGCAGCTGGACGAAGAACAGCGGCTTTACGTGCAGACGATCCGCAGTTCGGGCGAGGCGCTGCTGGTTATCATCAACGACGTGCTGGATTATTCCAAGATCGAGGCCGGGCGGCTGGAGCTCTACGACGAACCCTTCGATCTGGAACACTCCTGTGAGGAGGTGATCACGCTGTTGCAGCCGATGGCGCGCGAGAAGGGGCTGGAGATCCTTTTCGACTTCGATCTTTTCATGCCCACGCGCCTGCGCGGCGATGCGGGGCGTATCCGGCAGGTGCTGACGAACCTCATCGGCAATGCGATCAAGTTTACCACACGGGGGCATGTGCTGATCCGTGTCACCGGCACGGCCGACGCCCAGAGCGCAACAGCCACACCGCATATCACGGTCGAAGATACGGGCATCGGGATCCCCGCGCATATGACCAAACATATCTTCGGTGAGTTCTATCAGGTCGAGACCCAGCGCAACCGCCAGTTCGACGGCACCGGTCTGGGCCTTGCGATCACAAGGCGGCTGGTCGAGATGATGGGCGGCGAGATCTGGGTAACCTCCGAGGAGGGCGCGGGATCGTGCTTTGGCTTCAGCCTCACGCTTTCCACGGAGGGGGAGGCTGAACCCGGTTTCGAGGGGCTGGGCGACAGGTTTCGCCGGGTGCTGGTGGTGGACGACAGCCCCGGCAACCGCGCCATACTGGAGCGTCAGCTGGCACAGCTCGGCTTGGCGGTTGCGGGTGTCGGCAGCACTGCGGAGGCGATCGCACAGGTCGATACCGATCCCGAAGGCTTTGACGTGATCGTGACCGAACACAAGCCGCCCTGCGTCGATGCCGCATCCCTGGCCGAGGCGGTGGCGGGGCGCGCGCAGGTGCTGGTGATCAGCTCGAACCTGATCGGCCTGAAGGACGACAGCCGCGCCACGCTTTTCGCGCAGGTGCTGCAAAAGCCGCTGCCACGGCGCGCCCTTGTGGATGCGCTGCGCGCCTTGCCTGCCCCGGCGCGCGACAGCGACGCCCCGCCGGCTGTCGGCAGGCGCATGCGGGTGCTGGCGGCGGAGGACAACAGAACCAACCGTCTGGTGTTCAGCAAGATGGTAAAGACGCTCAACATCGACCTGCAATTCGCCGAGAACGGGGAAGAGGCTGTCGCGCTCTACCGGTCCTTCGGGCCGGACGTGGTTTTCATGGATATCTCGATGCCGAAAATGGACGGCCGGAAGGCCACGGCCGAGATCCGCGGCATCGAGCAAACGAGCGGCCGGCACGTTCCCATCGTGGCAATGACGGCGCACGCCCTGCGCGATGACGACAAGTCGTTTCTGGACGCGGGGCTCGACCACTACCTGTCGAAACCGTTGAAGCGCGCGGCGATAGAGCAGCAGATCCTGAAAGCCCAGCCGGAAGGAACCGCGCCGGTTCTACCGGTTCAGGACGTGGGATAA